A window from Hoeflea sp. IMCC20628 encodes these proteins:
- a CDS encoding YciI family protein, producing the protein MAFLEDGEHLFVIDLTYMTPLENFDPLVAPHFAFIERVYASGRLLTSGAKVPRTGGVIIARGRSIDDIEVLIKDDPFHSAGVADYKITEFRPGNVAAALK; encoded by the coding sequence ATGGCCTTTTTGGAAGACGGAGAGCATCTCTTCGTCATCGATCTCACCTACATGACGCCGCTTGAAAACTTCGATCCGCTGGTCGCGCCGCATTTTGCTTTCATCGAGCGCGTTTACGCATCAGGCCGGTTGCTGACGTCAGGCGCAAAAGTTCCGCGCACCGGTGGAGTCATCATTGCTCGCGGCCGGTCGATTGACGACATCGAAGTGTTGATCAAGGACGATCCCTTCCACTCAGCCGGAGTGGCGGATTACAAGATCACCGAATTCCGCCCCGGCAATGTGGCGGCCGCACTGAAGTGA
- a CDS encoding DUF2160 domain-containing protein, protein MDLSWMAWTGPTATFFIVIFLLLAGMGVWEYFVPGGSPRVGILRFETTRGDRLFVSLLGSAFINLAWLGLVGPNLWWALALSVVYAVGVFRWV, encoded by the coding sequence ATGGATCTTTCCTGGATGGCCTGGACCGGGCCTACGGCAACCTTCTTCATCGTCATCTTCCTGCTGCTCGCCGGCATGGGCGTGTGGGAATACTTTGTGCCCGGCGGTTCGCCGCGGGTTGGAATTTTGCGCTTTGAGACCACCCGCGGCGACCGTCTGTTCGTTTCGCTGCTTGGTTCGGCGTTCATCAATCTCGCCTGGCTCGGACTTGTCGGTCCGAACCTGTGGTGGGCTCTTGCCCTGTCCGTGGTCTACGCCGTCGGCGTGTTCCGCTGGGTCTAG
- a CDS encoding ABC transporter substrate-binding protein produces the protein MRKHLLLSSVAMALVLSAGAAQAGMEEAKSFLDAEIGDVSTLDRAAQEAEMQWFIDAAQPFAGMEIKVASETLTTHEYESKTLAAAFEAITGIKVTHDLIGEGDVVEKLQTQMQTGENIYDAYVNDSDLIGTHWRYQQVRNLTDWMAGEGKDVTNPDLDIEDFIGTSFTTAPDGKLYQLPDQQFANLYWFRYDWFNDEKNMADFKEKYGYDLGVPVNWSAYEDIAEFFTGREIDGKKVYGHMDYGKKDPSLGWRFTDAWLSMAGNGDKGIPNGVPVDEWGIKVDENSRPVGSCVARGGDTNGPASVYSIQKYLDWLAAYAPPEAQGMTFGEAGPVPAQGNIAQQIFWYTAFTADSVKPGLPVVNEDGTPKWRMAPSPHGVYWKDGMKLGYQDVGSWTLMKSTPEDRAKAAWLYAQFVTSKTVDVKKSQVGLTFARESTIQDQSFTDRAKDLGGLVEFYRSPARVQWSPTGTNVPDYPKLAQLWWQAIGDASSGAKTAQAAMDSLCEEQEKVMSRIERSGVQGDIGPKLAEEHDLEYWNADAVSKGNLAPQLKIENEKEQPMTVNYDELVKSWQ, from the coding sequence ATGCGGAAACATCTTTTACTTTCATCCGTGGCCATGGCGCTGGTGCTCAGCGCTGGTGCGGCACAAGCAGGCATGGAGGAGGCCAAGAGCTTCCTTGATGCTGAAATCGGCGACGTCTCGACGCTTGATCGTGCTGCCCAGGAAGCCGAAATGCAGTGGTTCATCGATGCTGCACAGCCGTTTGCCGGCATGGAGATCAAGGTCGCATCCGAGACGCTCACCACCCATGAATATGAATCCAAGACGCTGGCTGCAGCGTTCGAGGCAATTACCGGCATCAAGGTCACGCACGACCTGATCGGCGAAGGCGATGTGGTTGAAAAGCTGCAGACCCAGATGCAGACCGGCGAGAACATCTACGACGCCTATGTCAACGATTCCGATCTCATCGGCACGCACTGGCGCTACCAGCAGGTTCGCAACCTGACCGACTGGATGGCCGGTGAAGGCAAGGATGTCACCAATCCGGATCTCGACATCGAGGACTTCATCGGAACTTCGTTCACCACGGCTCCGGACGGCAAGCTCTACCAGCTTCCCGACCAGCAGTTCGCCAATCTTTACTGGTTCCGGTATGACTGGTTCAACGACGAAAAGAACATGGCCGATTTCAAGGAAAAATACGGCTACGATCTTGGCGTTCCGGTGAACTGGTCTGCCTATGAGGACATCGCCGAATTCTTCACCGGTCGCGAAATCGACGGCAAGAAGGTCTATGGCCACATGGACTACGGCAAGAAGGACCCGTCACTCGGCTGGCGCTTCACCGATGCCTGGCTGTCGATGGCCGGCAATGGCGACAAGGGCATCCCGAACGGCGTTCCTGTTGATGAATGGGGCATCAAGGTGGACGAGAATTCGCGTCCGGTCGGCTCCTGCGTTGCGCGCGGTGGCGACACCAACGGCCCTGCTTCTGTCTATTCGATCCAGAAGTACCTCGACTGGCTCGCAGCCTATGCACCGCCGGAAGCCCAGGGCATGACCTTCGGCGAAGCCGGTCCGGTTCCTGCCCAGGGCAATATCGCCCAGCAGATCTTCTGGTACACCGCCTTTACCGCGGATTCGGTCAAGCCCGGCCTGCCGGTGGTCAACGAGGATGGCACGCCGAAATGGCGTATGGCACCCTCCCCGCATGGCGTTTACTGGAAAGACGGCATGAAGCTCGGCTATCAGGACGTGGGCTCATGGACGCTGATGAAGTCCACCCCCGAAGACCGCGCCAAGGCCGCATGGCTCTATGCGCAGTTCGTCACCTCCAAGACCGTCGATGTGAAGAAGAGCCAGGTTGGCCTGACCTTCGCGCGTGAATCGACGATCCAGGACCAGAGCTTCACCGATCGCGCCAAGGATCTTGGCGGTCTGGTCGAGTTCTACCGGTCTCCGGCCCGGGTCCAGTGGTCGCCGACCGGCACCAACGTGCCTGACTATCCGAAGCTGGCTCAGCTCTGGTGGCAGGCAATCGGTGACGCTTCGTCAGGCGCCAAGACTGCCCAGGCAGCTATGGATTCGCTGTGCGAAGAGCAGGAAAAGGTCATGTCCCGCATCGAACGCTCCGGCGTTCAGGGCGACATCGGTCCCAAGCTCGCCGAAGAGCACGATCTGGAATACTGGAACGCGGATGCCGTCTCGAAGGGCAACCTCGCTCCACAGCTGAAGATCGAAAACGAAAAAGAACAGCCGATGACTGTCAACTACGACGAACTGGTCAAGAGCTGGCAGTAA
- a CDS encoding carbohydrate ABC transporter permease, translating into MARRTQRSNAIARFSFLVPVIYIFLLMLPIYWLMNMSFKTNTEILGAFSLWPRDPTIANYKVIFTDPAWYNGYINSIIYVVMNMVISVAVALPAAYAFSRYRFLGDKHLFFWLLTNRMAPPAVFALPFFQLYSAFGLIDTHIAVAIAHCLFNVPLAIWILEGFMSGVPKEIDETAYIDGYSFPRFFIKIFTPLIASGIGVAAFFCFMFSWVELLIARTLTVTDAKPIAATMTRTVSASGMDWGVLAAAGVLTIIPGALVIWFVRNYIAKGFALGRV; encoded by the coding sequence ATGGCGCGGCGGACGCAACGCTCCAACGCGATTGCGCGCTTCTCTTTCCTGGTTCCGGTGATCTACATCTTCCTGTTGATGTTGCCGATCTACTGGCTCATGAACATGAGCTTCAAGACCAACACCGAGATCCTCGGCGCCTTTTCGCTGTGGCCGCGGGATCCGACGATTGCCAATTACAAGGTCATCTTCACCGATCCGGCCTGGTACAATGGCTACATCAATTCGATCATCTATGTGGTGATGAACATGGTGATCTCGGTCGCGGTGGCGCTGCCTGCAGCCTATGCGTTCTCGCGCTACCGGTTCCTGGGCGACAAGCACCTGTTCTTCTGGCTGCTGACCAACCGCATGGCGCCGCCGGCTGTGTTCGCACTGCCGTTCTTCCAGCTCTATTCCGCTTTCGGACTGATCGACACTCATATCGCGGTGGCCATTGCCCACTGCCTGTTCAATGTACCACTGGCGATCTGGATTCTTGAAGGCTTCATGTCGGGCGTGCCCAAGGAAATCGACGAGACCGCCTATATCGACGGCTATTCGTTCCCGCGCTTCTTCATCAAGATATTCACCCCGCTGATTGCGAGCGGCATCGGCGTGGCGGCGTTCTTCTGCTTCATGTTCTCCTGGGTCGAACTGCTGATCGCCCGCACGCTGACTGTCACCGACGCCAAGCCGATCGCCGCCACCATGACCCGCACGGTCTCTGCCTCAGGCATGGACTGGGGTGTGCTGGCCGCAGCCGGTGTACTGACCATCATTCCGGGCGCGCTGGTGATCTGGTTTGTCCGCAACTACATCGCCAAGGGCTTTGCCCTGGGCCGGGTCTGA
- a CDS encoding sugar ABC transporter permease: MDKTWNNKAWFMVLPMLLLVAFSAVIPLMTVVNYSVQDTFGNNQFFWAGTEWFSDVLSSSRFHDALLRNLLFSGIILLIEVPLGIFIALNMPRKGLGVPFCLVFMSLPLLIPWNVVGTIWQVFGRVDIGLLGYTLNALGFDYNYVSDPFDAWVTVITMDVWHWTSLVVLLCYAGLVSIPDAYYQAAKIDGASRWSVFRYIQLPKMNRVLLIAVLLRFMDSFMIYTEPFVVTGGGPGNATTFLSIDLVKTAIGQFDVGPAAAMSLIYFLIILLLSWVFYTVMITNDAKG; this comes from the coding sequence ATGGACAAGACCTGGAACAACAAGGCCTGGTTCATGGTACTGCCGATGCTGCTGCTGGTGGCATTTTCGGCGGTGATCCCGCTGATGACCGTGGTCAATTATTCGGTGCAGGACACGTTTGGCAACAACCAGTTCTTCTGGGCCGGCACCGAGTGGTTTTCCGATGTGCTGTCGTCGTCCCGCTTTCATGACGCGCTTTTACGCAACCTTTTATTCTCCGGCATCATCCTGTTGATCGAAGTCCCGCTCGGCATCTTCATCGCGCTCAACATGCCGCGCAAGGGGCTGGGCGTGCCGTTCTGCCTGGTGTTCATGTCGCTGCCGCTGCTGATTCCGTGGAACGTCGTCGGTACCATCTGGCAGGTGTTCGGCCGGGTCGACATCGGCCTGCTCGGCTACACGCTCAACGCGCTCGGTTTTGACTACAATTACGTCAGCGATCCGTTCGATGCCTGGGTTACGGTGATCACCATGGATGTCTGGCACTGGACCAGCCTGGTGGTGCTGCTGTGCTATGCCGGACTGGTGTCGATCCCGGACGCCTATTACCAGGCAGCCAAGATCGACGGTGCCTCGCGCTGGTCGGTGTTCCGCTATATCCAGCTGCCGAAAATGAACCGGGTGCTGCTGATCGCCGTGCTGCTCCGCTTCATGGACAGCTTCATGATCTACACCGAGCCCTTCGTCGTCACCGGCGGTGGTCCGGGCAACGCCACCACCTTCCTGTCGATCGATCTGGTCAAGACCGCCATCGGCCAGTTCGATGTCGGGCCGGCAGCGGCGATGTCGCTGATCTACTTCCTCATCATCCTGCTGCTGTCATGGGTTTTCTACACCGTGATGATCACCAACGACGCCAAGGGCTGA
- a CDS encoding YifB family Mg chelatase-like AAA ATPase produces the protein MVARVSTVSFQGIEAVPVDVQVMIAPGKVNMHIVGLPDKAVAESRERVQAALHASGLALPAKKVTVNLAPADLPKEGSHFDLPIALGLMAALGAIPGDALDGYVVLGELSLDGTIASVAGALPAAIGANALGKGLICPADSGPEAAWAGEEIDILAPRSLIAIANHFRGTQVLSRPVPAMRAAPANMPDLSDIKGQETAKRAIEVAAAGGHNLIMVGPPGSGKSMLAARLPSILPPLSPPELLEVSMIHSIAGQLAGGKLSDRRPFRAPHHSASMAAMVGGGLRARPGEVSLAHNGILFLDEFPEFTPQVLDSLRQPLENGESVIARANHRVSYPANIQLIAAMNPCRCGMAGEPGHSCARGPRCQADYQGRISGPLMDRIDIRIDVPAVTAQDLIRPQPAEQSADVAARVAAAQTMQQTRYRELGRPDIRTNSQCSTSLVEQVAQPDAGGQALLSDAAEKMRFSARAYRRILKVARTLADLDAAETVGRIHLAEAISYRISAERVSQAA, from the coding sequence ATGGTTGCGCGGGTCAGCACGGTTTCATTCCAGGGTATCGAAGCGGTGCCGGTCGACGTTCAGGTGATGATCGCGCCGGGCAAGGTCAACATGCATATCGTCGGGCTGCCCGACAAGGCAGTTGCCGAAAGCCGCGAGCGGGTACAGGCCGCACTTCATGCCTCCGGTCTGGCGCTGCCCGCCAAGAAAGTCACCGTCAATCTGGCGCCTGCAGATCTGCCCAAGGAAGGGTCGCATTTCGATTTGCCGATCGCGCTCGGACTCATGGCAGCGCTGGGTGCTATCCCCGGCGATGCGCTTGACGGCTATGTGGTGCTGGGTGAACTCTCGCTTGATGGCACCATCGCCAGCGTCGCAGGCGCCCTGCCCGCGGCAATCGGCGCCAATGCGCTTGGCAAGGGCCTGATCTGTCCGGCAGATAGCGGACCGGAAGCGGCCTGGGCCGGCGAAGAGATCGACATTCTGGCACCCCGCTCGCTGATTGCCATCGCCAATCATTTCCGCGGCACGCAAGTGCTCTCACGCCCGGTGCCGGCAATGCGGGCAGCACCCGCCAACATGCCGGACCTGTCAGATATCAAGGGACAGGAAACCGCCAAGCGGGCGATCGAGGTGGCTGCGGCCGGCGGGCACAATCTGATCATGGTTGGACCTCCGGGGTCCGGCAAATCGATGCTGGCAGCGCGATTGCCGTCGATCCTGCCACCACTGTCCCCGCCCGAACTTCTCGAAGTCTCGATGATCCATTCTATCGCCGGGCAACTGGCGGGCGGCAAATTGTCCGACCGGCGGCCGTTCCGCGCGCCGCATCATTCGGCCTCGATGGCGGCGATGGTCGGCGGCGGCTTGCGCGCCCGGCCCGGCGAGGTGTCGCTGGCGCACAACGGCATCCTGTTTCTCGACGAGTTCCCCGAGTTCACGCCGCAGGTGCTCGATTCGCTGAGGCAGCCGCTGGAAAACGGCGAGAGCGTCATTGCCCGGGCCAATCACCGGGTCAGCTACCCCGCCAATATTCAGCTGATCGCGGCGATGAACCCGTGCCGCTGCGGCATGGCCGGCGAACCGGGACATTCCTGCGCCCGCGGGCCACGCTGCCAGGCGGATTATCAGGGCCGCATTTCCGGTCCGCTGATGGACCGGATCGATATCCGCATCGATGTGCCTGCGGTGACTGCCCAAGACCTGATCCGGCCGCAGCCGGCAGAGCAAAGCGCCGACGTGGCGGCCCGTGTCGCGGCGGCGCAGACTATGCAGCAGACCCGCTACCGCGAGCTTGGCCGGCCCGATATCCGCACCAATTCGCAATGCTCGACATCGCTGGTCGAACAGGTGGCCCAGCCCGATGCCGGCGGACAGGCGCTGCTCAGCGACGCGGCGGAAAAGATGCGGTTTTCGGCCCGCGCCTATCGCCGCATTCTCAAGGTGGCCCGGACTCTGGCCGACCTCGACGCTGCCGAAACGGTCGGACGGATCCACCTCGCAGAGGCGATCTCCTACCGGATTTCAGCAGAACGGGTGTCGCAGGCAGCGTAA
- the cysK gene encoding cysteine synthase A, translating into MSEHSAETPGRGRIYDSIIDTVGNTPIVRLSKLAAADGVKAELLAKLEFFNPLASVKDRIGVAMIETLEAEGRIAPGKTTLIEPTSGNTGIALAFAAAAKGYRLILTMPETMSVERRKMLALLGAELVLTEGPKGMKGAIAKAEELLGEIADSVMPQQFENAANPEIHRKTTAEEIWNDTKGGIDILVSGIGTGGTITGVGQVLKVRKPGVQIVAVEPADSPVLSGGNPGPHKIQGIGAGFAPAVLDTKIYDEVVKVTNDDAFEMARRVAKLEGLPVGISSGAALAAAVKIGQRSENSGKQIVVIIPSFAERYLSTALFDGLG; encoded by the coding sequence ATGTCCGAACATTCAGCTGAAACGCCCGGTCGCGGCCGGATCTACGATTCGATCATCGACACCGTCGGCAACACGCCGATTGTCCGGCTCTCCAAGCTGGCGGCGGCCGATGGCGTCAAAGCCGAGCTTCTGGCCAAGCTCGAATTTTTCAATCCGCTCGCCTCGGTCAAGGACCGGATCGGCGTCGCCATGATCGAGACGCTGGAAGCCGAAGGCCGGATTGCGCCGGGCAAGACCACATTGATCGAGCCGACATCGGGCAACACCGGCATCGCGCTGGCCTTCGCCGCCGCCGCCAAGGGCTACCGCTTGATCCTGACCATGCCGGAAACCATGTCGGTCGAACGCCGCAAAATGCTCGCCCTTCTCGGCGCTGAGTTGGTGTTGACCGAAGGCCCCAAGGGCATGAAGGGCGCCATCGCCAAGGCCGAAGAACTGCTCGGCGAAATCGCTGACTCGGTGATGCCGCAGCAATTCGAAAACGCTGCCAATCCGGAGATCCACCGCAAGACCACCGCAGAGGAAATCTGGAACGACACCAAGGGCGGCATCGATATTCTGGTCTCCGGCATCGGCACAGGCGGCACCATCACCGGCGTCGGCCAGGTGCTCAAAGTCAGGAAACCCGGGGTGCAGATCGTCGCCGTCGAACCGGCCGATTCCCCGGTGCTGTCGGGCGGCAATCCCGGACCGCACAAGATCCAGGGCATCGGCGCGGGGTTTGCCCCGGCTGTTCTTGATACCAAGATCTATGACGAGGTCGTCAAGGTGACCAATGACGATGCTTTCGAGATGGCCCGCCGGGTGGCGAAACTGGAAGGCCTTCCTGTCGGCATATCCTCAGGCGCAGCACTTGCTGCCGCCGTCAAGATTGGTCAGCGCAGCGAGAATTCAGGCAAACAGATCGTCGTCATCATCCCGTCCTTTGCTGAACGCTATCTCTCGACGGCATTGTTTGACGGTCTGGGCTGA
- the gshB gene encoding glutathione synthase, with the protein MSKIKNVAVQMDHVRSIKIAGDSTFAMSLEAQNRGYKLFHYTPDQLSMRDGKIEAVAEPMILRDVEGDHFDLGPQEKINLADMDVVLLRQDPPFDMAYITSTHLLERVHPRTLVVNDPAWVRNSPEKIFVTEFPDLMPKTLISRDPATINAFRAEVGDMILKPLYGNGGAGVFHIKPDDRNLASLLEMFAQMYREPFIAQEYLPSVRAGDKRIILIDGEPVGAINRVPAETDARSNMHAGGRAEHSELTPREQEICARIGPSLKERGFILVGIDIIGDLMTEINVTSPTGLREIKNFGGPDVAALFWDAVESKRS; encoded by the coding sequence ATGAGCAAGATCAAGAATGTCGCGGTTCAGATGGACCATGTGCGCTCGATCAAGATTGCCGGCGATTCCACCTTCGCCATGTCGCTGGAGGCACAAAACCGCGGCTATAAGCTGTTTCACTACACGCCGGACCAGCTGTCGATGCGCGACGGCAAGATCGAGGCGGTAGCAGAGCCGATGATCCTGCGTGATGTCGAGGGCGACCATTTCGACCTCGGGCCGCAGGAAAAGATCAATCTGGCCGACATGGATGTGGTGCTCTTGCGGCAGGATCCGCCATTCGACATGGCCTACATCACGTCGACGCATCTGCTGGAGCGGGTTCACCCCAGGACACTGGTGGTCAATGATCCGGCCTGGGTGCGCAATTCGCCAGAGAAGATCTTCGTCACCGAATTTCCCGACCTGATGCCAAAGACCCTGATTTCCCGCGACCCGGCGACGATCAACGCCTTCCGCGCCGAGGTCGGCGACATGATCCTCAAGCCGCTTTACGGCAATGGCGGCGCCGGCGTGTTCCACATCAAGCCCGACGACCGCAATCTCGCCTCGCTTCTGGAAATGTTTGCCCAGATGTACCGCGAGCCGTTCATCGCGCAGGAATACCTGCCGTCGGTGCGGGCAGGAGACAAGCGCATCATCCTGATTGACGGCGAGCCCGTCGGCGCGATCAACCGAGTGCCGGCGGAGACGGATGCGCGCTCCAACATGCACGCGGGCGGCCGCGCCGAGCATAGCGAACTAACACCGCGCGAGCAGGAAATCTGCGCCCGCATCGGCCCTTCGCTGAAGGAACGCGGCTTCATCCTGGTCGGCATCGACATCATCGGCGACCTGATGACCGAGATCAACGTCACCTCGCCGACCGGCCTTCGCGAAATCAAGAACTTTGGCGGACCGGATGTGGCGGCATTGTTCTGGGATGCCGTGGAATCCAAACGCTCATAG
- a CDS encoding ABC transporter ATP-binding protein, with the protein MARIDLDHIRHAYMANPTRDEDYALREVHHSWDDGGAYALLGPSGCGKTTLLNIISGLLTPSEGKILFDGKDVTGLQPEERNIAQVFQFPVVYDTMTVADNLAFPLRNRGMAEADVQRRVAEVLEMIDLGDIANRKARGLTADLKQKISLGRGLVRADVNAILFDEPLTVIDPHMKWQLRSQLKLLHRRFGHTMVYVTHDQTEALTFADKVVVMYGGEIVQIGTPQELFEYPSHTFVGYFIGSPGMNVLPVALDGARAQLGQQSITLPGAASLTDGKRTELGIRPEFVQLGTTGMPISVRMVEDIGRHKIVRAMIEGHELAIVLDEDSSVPADPHVTFDPAGINIYADDWRVKLGG; encoded by the coding sequence ATGGCCCGCATTGATCTCGACCATATCCGCCACGCCTACATGGCAAACCCGACGCGCGACGAAGACTATGCGCTGCGCGAAGTGCATCACTCCTGGGATGACGGCGGTGCCTATGCGCTGCTCGGGCCCTCGGGCTGCGGCAAGACCACGCTGCTCAATATCATTTCAGGCCTGCTGACACCGTCCGAAGGCAAGATCCTGTTCGATGGCAAGGACGTCACCGGGCTGCAGCCGGAAGAACGCAACATCGCCCAGGTGTTTCAGTTCCCGGTCGTCTACGACACCATGACCGTGGCCGACAATCTGGCCTTCCCCTTACGCAATCGCGGCATGGCCGAAGCCGACGTCCAGCGCCGGGTCGCCGAAGTGCTGGAGATGATCGATCTCGGCGACATCGCCAATCGCAAGGCGCGCGGCCTGACAGCCGATCTCAAGCAGAAGATCTCGCTCGGTCGCGGCCTGGTACGCGCCGATGTCAACGCCATCCTGTTTGATGAGCCGCTGACGGTGATCGATCCGCACATGAAATGGCAGCTGCGCTCGCAGCTCAAGCTTCTGCATCGCCGCTTCGGCCACACCATGGTCTATGTCACCCACGACCAGACCGAGGCACTGACCTTCGCCGACAAGGTGGTGGTGATGTATGGCGGCGAGATCGTCCAGATCGGCACGCCGCAGGAATTGTTCGAATACCCGAGCCACACCTTCGTCGGCTACTTCATCGGCTCGCCGGGCATGAATGTGCTGCCGGTCGCACTCGACGGTGCGCGTGCACAGCTGGGGCAGCAATCGATCACTCTGCCCGGCGCAGCTAGCCTGACCGACGGCAAGCGCACCGAGTTAGGCATCCGTCCTGAGTTTGTGCAGCTCGGCACCACAGGCATGCCAATCAGCGTGCGGATGGTCGAGGACATCGGGCGGCACAAGATCGTGCGCGCCATGATCGAGGGCCACGAGCTTGCGATCGTACTGGATGAGGATTCGTCGGTGCCCGCCGATCCGCATGTCACTTTCGACCCCGCCGGAATCAACATTTACGCCGACGACTGGCGCGTAAAGCTGGGAGGCTGA